In Rhododendron vialii isolate Sample 1 chromosome 9a, ASM3025357v1, the following are encoded in one genomic region:
- the LOC131301394 gene encoding putative disease resistance protein RGA1, whose translation MAEPLLTSATKAILNGLISLATQQISLAWGFEKDLEKLRRRLTIIQALLQDAERKRILSEPLKIWLKSLKAGTCHAENVLDELAYEALRRKIEVPNPLKEKVHNLAFRFKMAEKVNDVNLLLKEICNEAVDIGLSPANLLADASSVETREFRQTHPFIDDLNVVGRDGDVSTVIDMLLGSDEEDNFSVIAIEGMAGLGKTTLAQLVYNDEKVVAKFGDKRMWICVSDDFRVERILNEMVQSLTGDKSETPNIQGIVRKLNEKLGGDKYLLVLDDVWNEDQQEWVRMRDCLIEIGGSKGSKILVTTRKMDVLSTMQISSSLTHHLDKLSNDECWAMFTKRVFSSGGPIRKQSLENIGRRMVEKCKGVPLAVNSIGGLLYAKHSEREWESVDKSEIWRSLESENSILPVLRLSYDHLPSPSLKRCFAYCSVFPKDTNINKDMLIHLWMGLGYLHPIVESALEMEDLGNDYFNILLRNSFFQEAKLDEFNNITSCMMHDLVHDLALQVAAGSCLTLEASEVKNHPEVQHLTLLLGKETRLDIPQEKVGNLRSLFLTGYLPQKTDFVKCVRVLRLEGSYVQELRKFIHLRYLDLSHTRFEKLPNFITSLYNLETLVLPSSLQELPKDFHKLVSLRHLCMDERKISPKVIPAKLGHLTSLQTLPLFVLGVDVGHKIEELRSLKHLRGRLRVNNLMFVNDREEAKKANMIGKKDVQELVFHFGLERSHTNHVDVLEGLQPHKNLKGLILEEFGGQKFASWMTSANPEFLQNLVKIELRSCLVCEQVPTLGHLRHLEVIKMKGLDNLKRIGTEFYGLDEGIVGSSSKSGTTRGGVVFPALRTLSLGDMPKLEEWSDVSSLPAASTSVIKFFPCLKLWLISNCPQLVTIPGQLLSVQSISISTVDPCWSEGRMMDSPSLLMEVNENSENIALFLEDLLGKSSRTLRNLEIDGLKKLDCLPNQLLNLTSHEKLVIECSILIYIIEEKEVTISTGLPSLQQLSILDCPQLRCLPKGLLQPTLADFCIEWCGSLECDESCSLTSLKKMTIIGCSRLGSFWEKGLVCLTSLQRLVIGGFSGHFLHFPWPSYPPQQCPFISLEYLRLKGWGNLTCLPDLEHLTALKTLEIWEWGKLEALPEWLGNLSSLQSLEIWSCPNLKSLPSREAIQRLANLQHLFISRCPILADRIEKGSGEEWHKIAYTPLVQIRHGYGARCKYRYSQKELNQF comes from the exons ATGGCTGAACCTCTCCTCACATCTGCTACCAAGGCAATCTTGAACGGCTTGATTTCCCTAGCAACCCAGCAGATTAGCCTGGCCTGGGGTTTTGAGAAAGACCTCGAAAAGCTCCGCAGAAGGCTAACAATCATTCAAGCTTTGTTACAAGATGCTGAGAGAAAGAGAATTCTTTCAGAACCATTGAAAATCTGGCTAAAGAGTCTCAAGGCTGGAACTTGCCATGCTGAGAATGTGCTGGATGAGCTTGCCTATGAAGCTCTTCGAAGGAAGATTGAGGTACCAAACCCACTCAAGGAAAAGGTACACAACTTGGCTTTTCGTTTCAAGATGGCTGAAAAGGTCAATGATGTTAATTTACTGTTAAAAGAAATTTGCAATGAAGCAGTTGACATCGGTCTTAGCCCAGCAAATCTACTTGCAGATGCTAGTAGTGTTGAAACTAGGGAATTCAGGCAGACTCACCCTTTTATAGATGATTTAAATGTTGTGGGAAGGGATGGTGATGTGTCTACAGTTATAGACATGTTACTTGGTTCTGACGAAGAAGACAATTTCTCTGTCATTGCAATTGAAGGAATGGCTGGGCTCGGGAAGACAACTCTTGCTCAGCTAGTTTACAACGATGAGAAGGTTGTGGCTAAGTTTGGTGATAAGCGAATGTGGATTTGTGTATCTGATGATTTTAGAGTTGAAAGGATATTGAATGAGATGGTGCAATCTCTTACTGGAGATAAGTCTGAGACACCAAACATTCAAGGCATAGTGAGAAAGCTTAATGAAAAACTGGGTGgagacaaatacttacttgtATTAGATGACGTTTGGAATGAAGATCAACAAGAATGGGTACGAATGAGAGATTGTTTGATAGAAATTGGTGGCTCCAAGGGGAGCAAAATTTTAGTGACGACGCGCAAGATGGATGTTTTATCAACAATGCAAATATCATCGTCCTTGACTCACCATTTGGATAAATTATCCAATGATGAGTGTTGGGCCATGTTTACAAAAAGAGTATTCTCAAGTGGGGGACCGATAAGAAAACAAAGTTTGGAGAATATTGGTAGAAGAATGGTAGAAAAGTGTAAGGGTGTGCCATTAGCAGTTAACTCAATAGGAGGTTTATTGTACGCTAAGCACTCTGAACGTGAATGGGAGTCTGTCGATAAGAGTGAAATATGGCGTTCTCTTGAAAGTGAAAATAGTATTCTACCAGTGTTAAGACTAAGTTACGATCACTTACCATCACCATCTTTGAAAAGATGTTTTGcatattgttctgtttttccAAAGGACACTAACATCAACAAAGATATGTTGATTCACCTTTGGATGGGTCTAGGATATCTTCATCCTATAGTAGAAAGTGCATTAGAAATGGAAGATTTAGGcaatgattattttaatattttattgcGCAATTCTTTCTTTCAAGAAGCTAAATTGGACGAGTTCAATAATATTACTAGTTGCATGATGCATGATCTTGTACATGATCTTGCGCTTCAGGTTGCAGCGGGAAGTTGTTTAACTTTGGAAGCTAGTGAGGTGAAGAACCATCCAGAGGTTCAACATCTAACATTGCTTCTTGGGAAAGAAACGAGGTTAGATATTCCACAAGAAAAAGTTGGAAACTTGAGGTCACTATTTTTAACTGGATATCTCCCCCAGAAAACTGACTTTGTCAAATGTGTACGTGTCCTACGTTTAGAAGGATCCTATGTGCAAGAATTGCGCAAGTTCATACATTTGAGGTATCTTGACCTCTCACACACAAGATTTGAAAAGCTACCAAACTTTATCACCAGTCTCTACAATTTAGAAACGCTCGTTTTGCCATCATCTCTACAAGAGCTCCCAAAGGATTTTCATAAGTTGGTTAGCTTGAGACATCTCTGTAtggatgaaagaaaaattagtcCGAAGGTAATACCGGCGAAGTTAGGGCATTTGACTTCTTTGCAGACATTACCGCTCTTTGTTTTGGGTGTGGATGTGGGCCATAAGATTGAAGAGTTGAGAAGCTTAAAACACCTAAGAGGTCGATTGCGTGTTAACAATCTAATGTTCGTGAACGACAGGGAAGAAGCAAAAAAGGCCAATATGATAGGAAAAAAGGACGTCCAAGAATTGGTATTTCACTTTGGACTAGAAAGATCTCACACAAACCATGTGGATGTGTTGGAAGGACTTCAACCCCACAAGAATCTTAAGGGTTTAATACTCGAAGAATTTGGAGGACAAAAATTTGCGTCATGGATGACCAGTGCCAATCCCGAGTTCCTTCAAAATTTGGTGAAGATTGAATTAAGGAGTTGCCTAGTATGCGAACAAGTCCCAACACTCGGACACCTTCGACATCTTGAAGTCATTAAAATGAAGGGATTGGATAATCTGAAACGCATTGGTACCGAATTCTATGGACTGGACGAGGGCATTGTTGGTAGTAGCAGCAAGAGTGGGACAACAAGAGGGGGAGTAGTATTTCCAGCATTGAGAACACTTAGTCTTGGTGATATGCCGAAGCTAGAAGAATGGTCGGATGTATCATCGTTGCCAGCTGCTTCCACCAGTGTTATAAAGTTCTTCCCTTGTCTCAAACTGTGGCTAATCTCCAATTGTCCTCAGTTGGTAACCATTCCAGGTCAATTGTTATCAGTCCAGAGCATAAGTATTTCAACGGTGGATCCTTGCTGGAGCGAGGGTCGAATGATGGATAGCCCATCCTTGTTGATGGAAGTCAATGAGAATTCAGAAAATATTGCTCTTTTCTTGGAGGATTTGCTTGGAAAAAGTAGCAGAACCCTAAGAAATCTGGAAATTGATGGATTGAAGAAGCTGGATTGTTTACCGAACCAACTACTAAACCTTACTTCTCACGAGAAGTTAGTTATAGAGTGCTCTATTCTAATTTATATAATCGAAGAAAAAGAGGTAACAATATCCACCGGCCTGCCGTCCCTTCAACAGCTTTCAATTTTGGACTGCCCTCAGTTGAGATGTTTGCCGAAGGGACTGTTACAGCCAACCCTTGCAGACTTTTGTATAGAGTGGTGTGGAAGTTTGGAATGTGATGAATCGTGCAGTCTGACGTCCCTTAAGAAGATGACTATCATAGGCTGTTCAAGATTGGGAAGTTTTTGGGAGAAGGGGCTGGTCTGCCTGACAAGCCTTCAGAGATTGGTGattggtggattctcagggcactTTCTTCATTTCCCCTGGCCCTCCTATCCCCCTCAACAGTGCCCCTTCATCTCCCTGGAGTATCTAAGATTAAAGGGTTGGGGAAACCTCACATGTCTGCCTGATCTTGAACACCTCACTGCCTTGAAAACATTGGAGATCTGGGAATGGGGAAAATTGGAAGCTCTACCAGAGTGGCTGGGTAACTTGTCATCTCTTCAATCACTGGAGATCTGGAGTTGTCCGAATCTGAAGAGTTTGCCCTCCCGAGAAGCAATTCAGCGCCTTGCCAATTTACAACATCTGTTTATATCGAGATGTCCCATTCTAGCAGATCGAATTGAAAAGGGAAGCGGCGAAGAGTGGCACAAGATAGCTTATACACCATTGGTCCAAATACGCCATG GATATGGTGCCCGCTGTAAATATAGATATTCGCAGAAAGAGCTCAACCAATTCTAA